Proteins from a single region of Sulfolobales archaeon:
- a CDS encoding MFS transporter, producing the protein MLYRGSRRLYYLLAIFLTNMTWGLYFVSTRHYLSVELGGGAGIILFIAGLEWLYMLFAIFAGRLSRILGARQLIFLGFLGAVPPIIAIYVKDPYLLSIILSSSNLPWALSWPIIVSAIMGYGGDKPGIAYGFFTVGSSIGYSIGSICSGILRSIGGIPLVLISISIFYILSYSIYFKLYQSREYNAERGSVYGNELGISENIYPLIYVLASYSLIVLSRELLYSIAPYRIDAEIARVFPGINDSSRYVLFAIFFGGLTSILSAPARILAGILSDRYNPIYLLMVIGMGYLSIYWLFAMGEGIFVLLAWQIPLYPFLDVSINTYIARYYHGEARIFGLGAVLFSSSIGGLLQLLIFITSNPDIRSIGYAISISIAISLALLMHTLTHKR; encoded by the coding sequence ATGTTGTATAGGGGATCCCGGAGACTCTACTACTTGTTGGCAATATTTCTCACCAATATGACATGGGGGCTTTACTTTGTTTCCACACGCCACTATCTATCTGTAGAGCTAGGTGGAGGCGCAGGTATTATCTTATTTATAGCTGGGTTGGAGTGGCTCTATATGTTATTTGCTATCTTTGCAGGAAGACTCTCTAGGATTCTTGGTGCGAGGCAACTAATATTTCTGGGCTTTCTAGGTGCTGTACCACCTATTATTGCTATCTATGTTAAAGATCCATATCTTCTCTCTATAATCCTTAGCTCCTCCAACTTGCCTTGGGCTCTCTCATGGCCCATAATAGTATCTGCTATTATGGGTTATGGTGGAGATAAACCAGGTATAGCTTATGGCTTCTTCACAGTTGGCTCTAGTATTGGATATAGCATAGGATCTATTTGCTCAGGTATCCTCCGCAGTATAGGGGGAATACCATTAGTGTTAATATCTATTTCTATATTCTATATATTATCATATTCAATATATTTTAAACTGTATCAATCTAGAGAATATAACGCTGAGCGGGGTAGCGTATATGGGAATGAGCTTGGCATATCTGAAAATATATATCCCCTCATATATGTACTAGCATCATATTCGCTAATAGTCCTCTCCAGAGAGCTTCTATACTCAATAGCACCATATAGGATAGATGCGGAGATCGCTAGGGTTTTCCCAGGGATTAATGATTCCTCTAGATACGTATTATTTGCAATATTCTTTGGGGGTTTGACGTCTATTTTATCAGCGCCCGCTAGGATCCTTGCAGGTATTCTATCAGATAGATATAACCCAATCTATTTATTAATGGTGATCGGCATGGGATATCTATCTATATACTGGCTCTTCGCAATGGGCGAAGGTATTTTTGTTCTACTAGCCTGGCAGATCCCTCTATATCCTTTTCTTGATGTCTCGATAAATACATATATTGCTAGATACTACCACGGGGAGGCAAGGATCTTCGGTCTAGGGGCTGTGCTCTTCTCTAGCTCTATCGGGGGCCTGCTACAGCTATTGATCTTTATAACATCAAATCCCGATATAAGATCGATCGGCTATGCGATATCAATATCAATAGCAATCTCCCTAGCACTATTAATGCACACGCTAACTCATAAGAGGTGA